The following is a genomic window from Cupriavidus taiwanensis.
GCGCTTCGCATGATGCAGCACCTCGGCCGGCAGCGGCCCGGCCTTGACGGTGCTGAAGAGCGGCCCGAAGGCCTCGGTTGCGTGCAAGATGGGTTCTCCTCAGCCGGCCTGTGCCGGCGTGCCTGGCGCTCGCGCTCGCGCTCGCGCTCGCTGCAAATGGTGGGGTCCGGTCAAGGCTTGCCGTTGCCGGCCAGCACCGCCACGCCATCGGCGGCCACCACGCCCTGCCCTGCGGGCAGCACGAACACCGGATTGATCTCCGCCTCGACCAGCCGGTCGCCAAGCGTGGCGACCATGCGCGAGAACGCGACGATGGTATCGGCCAGCGCGTCCACGTCGGCTTTCGGGCGGCCCCGGTAGCCCTGCAGCAAGGGCGCCGTCTTCAGGCGCCCGATCATCGCCAGCGCGGCCTCGCGCGTCAGCCCGCGTGCGCCGGGCAGCAGCCGCAGCGTGGTGTCGCCGAACAGCTCCGCCGCCACCCCGCCCATGCCAAGCAGGATCGCGGTGCCGAGCGCATCGCGGTGCATGCCGAGGATGACTTCGACGCCGCCCTTGACCATTTCCTGCACCAGGAAGCGCCTGGGCGCGATCCCCGTGGCCGACTGCACATCGCTGGCCATCGTTGCCAGCCGGCCTGCCACGTCCGCGGTCGGGACATTGACGGCCACGCCGCCGACGTCGCTCTTGTGGGTGATCTCGGCCGACAGGATCTTCAGCACGACGTTGCCGCTGAACGATCGCGCCGCCGCAGTCGCCTCGGCGCCATCGGCAACCACGACTTCCTTTGCGACCGGTACACCGAAGCCGGCGAACAGGCGCTTGGCCGCGGCTTCGTCGAGCGAGCCGGTGCCATAGGCCGAGAGATCGGGCAACGGCAGCGTGGGGGTGCCCGCTTCGTCAACCGCGCGGAGCCTGCCCGCATGCAGCATCGCGTCGATCGCCACGGTGCATGCCTCCGGCGCGGAAAACGCCGGCACGCCACGACGATTGAGCAACGATGCGACTTCCGGCGCATGCGGGCTCACGTATGCAATCACCGGCTTGTCGCTGTCGGGCAGGCAGTCGCGAATGGCATTGGCCATCAGGTCTGGCATGGCCAGGCTGGACGAGCCCACGATTACCGCGACCGCGTCATAGCTCGGGCTGTCGAGCAGGATGCGGATCGCGGCGCGCAACAGGTCGGGCTGCAAGCCGGCGAGGGTCACATCGATCGGATTGCGGTCAAGCGCCGCGTGGTCTCCTTGCTGCAGCGCGCGCAGCTTCGCCGCAGTGGCCTCGTCCGGCGCCGGCGTCTCGAAGCCGGCCACGCCCAGGCTGTCGGAGACCAGCGTGCCGGCGCCGCCGGTCGAGGTCAGGATCGCGACACGGTTGCCGGCCAGCTTGCGTCCGGTGGCCAAGGCGGCGGGCATGTCGAGCAGATCGGAGAAGGTTTGCGCGCGCATCACGCCGACCTGTTCGAACAGTGCGTCATACATGCGGTCCGCGCCGGCCAGCGCGCCGGTATGCGACACCGCGGCGCGCGCGCCGCTCTCGGAGCGGCCGATCTTGAACGCCACCACCGGCTTGCCGGCGCGCGCCGCCTTCAGCGCGGCACGGCGGAACGTTTCCGGGTTGCGCACGCTCTCGACATACAGCGCGATCACGCGGGTGGCCTCGTCATCGGCCAGGTAGTCGATAAAGTCGGCCAGGTCCAGGTCGACTTCATTGCTGGTGGACACCAGCTTGGACAGGCCGATGCCGCGCGCCGCGGCACGCGACAGCAAGGCGCCGAGGATGCCGCCGCTTTGCGACACCACGCCGATGCTGCCGGCCGGGAATTGGTCCATTTCCAGCGCACCGCTGGCCGATAGCGGGATATTGTCAGTCAGGTTGACCAGGCCGATGGTGTTGGGCCCCAGCAGGCGCATGCTGCCGGCCGCCTCGATCAGTTCGGCCTGGCGCCGCGCGCCCTCGGCGCCGGTCTCGGTATAGCCGCTCGCCAGCACGATGGCCGCACCCGCGCCGCGCGCCGCCAGCTCGCGCACCGCCAGGTGCGCGCGTTCGGCGCCCAGCAGCACGATGCCGACGTCCGGCACTTCGGGCAGCGAGGCGATGTCGGGATAGCAGCGCAGGCCGTCGATCGCCTGAACCTTGGGATTGACCGGGTAGATCGCCCCGCTGAAGCCATGCTTGCGCAGGTAGGAAACCGGGCGGCCGGCGGTCTTGGCGGGATCGGCGGATGCGCCGATCACGGCAACGCTGCGCGGCGCGACGAGTCGTTGGATCGCATTCATGGTGTCAGGCCCGGGCCGCGGTCTTGTTCAGGAATGCCAGCACGGAGTCGCGATGCTCGCTGCTGGTGTAGCAGATGCCCTGCGCCTGGCTGCCCTGGGCGAAGACCTGGTCGGCGGGCAGTTCGAAGGACTGGTTCATGATGCTCTTGCCCAGGGCGATCGCAGTGGCAGAGCCCTGGCTCAGTTCTGCCGCCCACGCCAGCGCATCGTCGATCAGCGCTTCAGGCTGGCTCAGGCGATCGGCGATGCCGAGCGCCTTCGCTTCCTGCGCCTCGACCTTGCGGCCCGTGAAGACCAGCTCCTTGGCGGTCGACAGCCCCACCCGGCGCGGCAGGAAATACATGCCGCCACCGTCCGGGATCAGCCCGCGATGGATATAGGACCACGAGAACGACGCCGCTTCGGAAGCCAGCACAAAGTCACAGCACAGCGCGGTATCGGCACCCAGCCCGGCCGCGGCGCCGTTGACCGCGGCGATGGTGGGCTTGGGCATGGTGTGCAGCAGCTTGACGGTGTGATGGACGCGCTGCTGGCGGCTCCAGCCATTGAAGCCCACCTCGCCCTGCGGCGCTTCCATGCGGCGCTGCATGCCGGCCACGTCGCCGCCGGCGCAGAAACCCTTGCCGTTGCCGGTGAGCACCAGCGCGCGGATGGCCTGGTCTGCCGCCACGCGTTCCAGCGCGTGAATGAATTCCGAGCGCATGTCGTCGCTCATGGCATTGCGCTTGTCGGGGCGGTTGAAGGCGAGCAGCGCGATGCCAGCCTCGATCTTCAGTTCAATCAGGGAATAGTTGTCCATGGTCCTGTCCGGTTCCGTGTAGCTGATCTGTTTTTTGCGAGTGCCGCGCTCAGTCGGCCGTGATGTTGGCGTCTTTGATGACCTTGCTCCAGCGCTGTCTCTCGGCCTTGACGTAGCGGCCGAACTCGTCCGGGGTGCCACCGCCGATGGCCAGCCCTTCCTGCTCGGCGCGCTTGCGGAACGCTTCGGTGTGCACCGCCTTTTTCGCCGCCGCGTTCAGCCGCGTGATCACTGCTGGCGGCGTGCCGGCCGGCACGAACAGGCCATACCAGCTATCCGCCGCGTAGCCGGGCACACCGCTTTCCGCGATCGTCGGCACCTTGCTAAGCGCCGGCGCCTGCGAGCGCTGCGCGGTCGTGACCGCCACCGCGCGCAGCTTGCCGCTCTCCAGGTGCGGCGCGACCGCCGCCGCGGTGGCGAACATCACATCGACCTGCCCGCCGAGCAGGTCCGTGATCGCCGGGCCGGCGCCGCGATAAGGAATGTGGTTCATCTCGACCTTCGCCATCTTCTTGAACAACTCGCCGGCCAGGTGCGCCGAAGTGCCGGGCCCTTGCGAGGCATAGTTGAGCTTGCCCGGCTTCGCCGTGGCGGCTGCGATCAGGTCCTGCACGGTCTTGATGGCACTGTCCGGCTTCACCACCAGCACGTTGGGCGAGCGCCCCACCAGCATCACCGGCGCGAACGCCTTGTCCGTATCGAACGGCAGCTTCCTGTGCAGGCTGGGATTGACCGCATGCGCCATCGTCGCCATCACCAGCGTGTAGCCGTCGGGCGCGCTCTTGGCCACCGCATCGGTGCCGATGATGGTGCCGCCGCCGGGCTTGTTCTCGACGATGACGGGCTGGCCCAGGTCCTCGCCCATGGTGATGCCCATCGCACGCGCCACCAGGTCGGTGCCGCCGCCGGCGGCGAACGGGACCACCAGGCGGATGGGCTTGTCGGGGAAGGCTGCGAGCGCGGGCACGGGGGCTGCCGCGGCCATCAGGGTTGGGATGGCTGCGGTGGCAAGCCAGCGGAAGAGCCGGGTACGGTACGGATACATGCTTTGTCTCCTGGAACAAGTTCGAGACGCCGCGGGCGTTGGACTGCGTGCGCCGGGCGTGTTTCTTTGTTACAGGGAGCTTAGGCCTTGGCGGGCCGTTGCACAGCCCCACAATTCCACTGAATGGAATTCTTGGGCTGCAGCTCGAGCGGAAAGAAAAAGGCCCTGCAGAGCGCACAAACTCTGCAGGGCCAACCGTATCCCCGAAACCGGTATCGGCCGACCGGACACAATACGGCCGGCAGCCCCCTTTCTCTACAGCGCGATCTTCACGGTCTTGAACACCGCCCCCCAGCGCTCGACTTCCTGCCTCAGGTACTGCCTGAACTCCTCCCGCGAGCCGCCGACCACGATCGCGCCTTGCGACTCGAGCTTCTCGCGCATGTCCGGCGACGCCAGCGCCTTGTTCACTTCCGCATTGAGGCGGTCGAGAATCGGCTTGGGTGTGCCGGCCGGGGCCAGCAGCCCGTTCCAGGAGTCGGCTTCGAAGCCGGGCAGGCCCGCTTCATCCATGGTAGGAAGCTGCGGCATCTGCGGCAGGCGCTTCTTGGACGCGACCGCCAGCGCACGCGGGTTGCCGGACTTCAGCGCCGGCAGTGCCGACATCGAGGTCATGAAGACCATGTCGACGGTTCCGGCCATCAGGTCGGTCAGGGCCCCGGAGGCACCCTTGTAGGGGATATGGAGCATGTCGATACCCGCCTTCTGCTTGAGCAATTCGCCGGCCATGTGCTGCGACCCGCCCGCGCCGCTGGAGCCAAACGTCAGGCTGCCCGGACGCTGCTTTGCCAGGGCAATCAGTGACTTCAGGTCGCGCACCGGCAATCTGGTCGATACCGCCAGCACCGCCGGCGCGTTCATGACATTGGCGACCGGCTCGAAGCTCTTCTGAACATCGAACTTCAGTCCCTTGTACAGGTACTTGGTCATGGTGATCGGGGCCGCTGCCAGCAGCAGCGTATAGCCGTCCGGCGCGGCCGACGCGACATACTCCGAGGCAATGTTCGAGCCGGCGCCGACCTTGTTCTCCACGACCACGGGCTGGCCCATCGACGCCTGCAACTTGCTGGCCAGGAGCCGCGCCGTGAGGTCGGTCGGACCGCCGGCCTGGTAGCCGACGATGATGCGGATCGGCTCGGACGGGTAGGCACCGGCGGCCAAGGCTGCGGTCGGGGCCAGGGCCAGCGCCAGCAGGATGCCAGCCACTGCGCCTCTGGACGTGTGAAGGGGTTGCATATTGTTGTCTCCATTGTGATCGGGAATGCGGACGCCTTTGATGCGGACCGGGCGCTTTGCCGCTCGCTTCGTGCCGCATTGCGGCAGGCCCGTGCGGGCAGTCGGTTCCAGCGCAATAGTGGGCGATTGCGGCGCGCAGGAGAAATTCCGATTCCGTTGTGTGGAATGATAAAAACTCAACCCTGGAGAGAACACCATGCAAACGCCATGGCCCTTCCAAAAAGTCATGGCTCGTTCCGCAATTGGAAGTTCTCGTCCGGCCCCCCGTCGGCGACGATCAGGCTCCAGCCACGTTGCGCCCGTGCGCGCGCAGACCAACACCATGACGATCATCGAGACCTTTGCGGCCTACGCGGCCAATCCCGGCGCGGGGGTCGACGCCCCGGAAGTCATCCATCACGCCAAGCGTGCGGTGGTCGACTGGTACGCCGCGCTGATTCCTGGCGCGGTCGAGGCGCCGGCGACGCTGCTGGAACGGGCGCTCGCCGACGACCTCGACCGGGGCCGCGCGCGCCTGGCGCTGGGACGCAGTGCCAGCGCCAGGACGGCCGCGCTGATCAACGGCACCGCCGCGCACACGGTCGAGGTCGACGATATCTACAAGCACGCCATCTATCATCCCGGCGCGCCGACCATTGCCGCCGCACTCGCCGCGGGGCAGCAGCGCCAGGTCAGCGGCATGGACTTCTTGCGCGCCGTAATCGTCGGCTACGAGGTGTCGACCCGCATCGGCGCCGCCATGGGCCGCACCCATTACCGCTACTGGCACAACACCGGCACGGTCGGGACCTTTGGCGCGGCGGCGGCCGCGGCCGCCATCCTGAAGCTGGACGCCAGCCGGAGCGCGCATGCGCTGGCAACTTGCGCGACCTGCGCCGCGGGGCTGCAGCAGGCGTTCCGCATGGACTCGATGTCCAAGCCGCTGCATGCCGGCCGCGCCGCCGAAGGCGGGCTGCTGGCGGCACTG
Proteins encoded in this region:
- a CDS encoding tripartite tricarboxylate transporter substrate binding protein; the protein is MTFWKGHGVCMVFSPGLSFYHSTQRNRNFSCAPQSPTIALEPTARTGLPQCGTKRAAKRPVRIKGVRIPDHNGDNNMQPLHTSRGAVAGILLALALAPTAALAAGAYPSEPIRIIVGYQAGGPTDLTARLLASKLQASMGQPVVVENKVGAGSNIASEYVASAAPDGYTLLLAAAPITMTKYLYKGLKFDVQKSFEPVANVMNAPAVLAVSTRLPVRDLKSLIALAKQRPGSLTFGSSGAGGSQHMAGELLKQKAGIDMLHIPYKGASGALTDLMAGTVDMVFMTSMSALPALKSGNPRALAVASKKRLPQMPQLPTMDEAGLPGFEADSWNGLLAPAGTPKPILDRLNAEVNKALASPDMREKLESQGAIVVGGSREEFRQYLRQEVERWGAVFKTVKIAL
- a CDS encoding tripartite tricarboxylate transporter substrate binding protein yields the protein MYPYRTRLFRWLATAAIPTLMAAAAPVPALAAFPDKPIRLVVPFAAGGGTDLVARAMGITMGEDLGQPVIVENKPGGGTIIGTDAVAKSAPDGYTLVMATMAHAVNPSLHRKLPFDTDKAFAPVMLVGRSPNVLVVKPDSAIKTVQDLIAAATAKPGKLNYASQGPGTSAHLAGELFKKMAKVEMNHIPYRGAGPAITDLLGGQVDVMFATAAAVAPHLESGKLRAVAVTTAQRSQAPALSKVPTIAESGVPGYAADSWYGLFVPAGTPPAVITRLNAAAKKAVHTEAFRKRAEQEGLAIGGGTPDEFGRYVKAERQRWSKVIKDANITAD
- a CDS encoding acetate--CoA ligase family protein, which encodes MNAIQRLVAPRSVAVIGASADPAKTAGRPVSYLRKHGFSGAIYPVNPKVQAIDGLRCYPDIASLPEVPDVGIVLLGAERAHLAVRELAARGAGAAIVLASGYTETGAEGARRQAELIEAAGSMRLLGPNTIGLVNLTDNIPLSASGALEMDQFPAGSIGVVSQSGGILGALLSRAAARGIGLSKLVSTSNEVDLDLADFIDYLADDEATRVIALYVESVRNPETFRRAALKAARAGKPVVAFKIGRSESGARAAVSHTGALAGADRMYDALFEQVGVMRAQTFSDLLDMPAALATGRKLAGNRVAILTSTGGAGTLVSDSLGVAGFETPAPDEATAAKLRALQQGDHAALDRNPIDVTLAGLQPDLLRAAIRILLDSPSYDAVAVIVGSSSLAMPDLMANAIRDCLPDSDKPVIAYVSPHAPEVASLLNRRGVPAFSAPEACTVAIDAMLHAGRLRAVDEAGTPTLPLPDLSAYGTGSLDEAAAKRLFAGFGVPVAKEVVVADGAEATAAARSFSGNVVLKILSAEITHKSDVGGVAVNVPTADVAGRLATMASDVQSATGIAPRRFLVQEMVKGGVEVILGMHRDALGTAILLGMGGVAAELFGDTTLRLLPGARGLTREAALAMIGRLKTAPLLQGYRGRPKADVDALADTIVAFSRMVATLGDRLVEAEINPVFVLPAGQGVVAADGVAVLAGNGKP
- a CDS encoding enoyl-CoA hydratase/isomerase family protein; the protein is MDNYSLIELKIEAGIALLAFNRPDKRNAMSDDMRSEFIHALERVAADQAIRALVLTGNGKGFCAGGDVAGMQRRMEAPQGEVGFNGWSRQQRVHHTVKLLHTMPKPTIAAVNGAAAGLGADTALCCDFVLASEAASFSWSYIHRGLIPDGGGMYFLPRRVGLSTAKELVFTGRKVEAQEAKALGIADRLSQPEALIDDALAWAAELSQGSATAIALGKSIMNQSFELPADQVFAQGSQAQGICYTSSEHRDSVLAFLNKTAARA